From one Acidobacteriota bacterium genomic stretch:
- a CDS encoding tannase/feruloyl esterase family alpha/beta hydrolase, with product MLLRTEVIKRVFCRPPMVAGLFLSLLATAPFIERTRGSDKAANPRACKAIAELAGPDFLVHRAEMVPAGPLPGQTGIRENLPEHCLVQGTLNPRIGAGGREFGIGFDLRMPTDWNHRFVFQGGGGMDGELPPALGDIFGSIKPSALARGFAVVGTDGGHRGSMMDASYGVDQQARIDYAYNALDKVTLKAKELIERYYGAAPEYSYLLGCSNGGRQGLMASQRFPLYFDGIVAGDPSIRFSRVAVDQMWNLQVPARIAPRDEKGRPVISRSFSDGDLRLVAEGVLKRCDALDGLADGMIHDWQRCDFDPGVLTCQGDKTDTCLSDAQVGALRDMYSGPRASDGTPLYNSYNYDTGIGGPAWRAMHIGSSGTGEWDAADATLGLSNIRFYQLTPPDPDLDPMDFDFDRDVERTRHTAAMSDADSPFLSTFALHGKMIVYNGLSDQGMASSVLADWYDEVVKVNGESIRDSVRLFFIPGMCHCDGGQATDRFDKLETIMAWVEKGMAPDRIIATGVSFPGVSRPLCPYPLVARYKGGDVNSADSFRCTE from the coding sequence ATGTTATTGAGAACCGAAGTCATCAAAAGAGTGTTCTGCCGGCCCCCCATGGTGGCCGGGTTGTTCCTCTCACTCCTGGCAACCGCGCCCTTCATTGAGAGGACCCGCGGATCCGACAAGGCTGCCAATCCTCGTGCCTGCAAAGCGATTGCGGAACTCGCGGGGCCCGATTTCCTGGTCCATAGGGCGGAGATGGTTCCGGCCGGGCCTTTGCCGGGGCAAACGGGCATCCGGGAGAATCTTCCCGAGCATTGTCTGGTTCAGGGTACGCTGAATCCCCGCATCGGTGCAGGGGGCCGCGAGTTCGGCATCGGTTTTGACCTGCGCATGCCCACGGATTGGAACCACCGCTTTGTTTTCCAGGGCGGCGGCGGAATGGACGGCGAATTACCCCCCGCTTTGGGTGATATTTTCGGATCGATCAAGCCCTCCGCGTTAGCGCGTGGTTTTGCCGTTGTCGGCACGGATGGCGGACATCGCGGCTCGATGATGGACGCCTCTTACGGCGTCGACCAGCAGGCCCGGATCGATTACGCCTACAACGCACTGGACAAGGTGACCCTGAAAGCCAAGGAACTGATCGAACGCTATTACGGCGCCGCGCCGGAGTACTCTTACCTGTTGGGCTGTTCAAACGGGGGGCGACAGGGGCTCATGGCTTCTCAACGCTTCCCGCTCTATTTTGATGGTATCGTCGCCGGCGATCCGTCCATCCGGTTCTCCAGGGTGGCCGTGGATCAGATGTGGAACCTCCAGGTGCCGGCCCGTATTGCACCCAGGGATGAAAAAGGGCGCCCCGTCATTTCCCGTTCCTTTTCGGACGGTGACTTGCGCCTGGTTGCAGAAGGGGTTCTTAAGCGTTGTGACGCCCTGGACGGCCTTGCAGACGGGATGATCCATGACTGGCAGAGGTGCGACTTTGACCCCGGCGTGCTGACCTGCCAGGGAGATAAAACGGACACCTGCCTCTCCGATGCGCAGGTGGGCGCCCTGCGGGACATGTACTCCGGCCCGCGCGCGAGTGACGGGACGCCGCTTTATAACTCCTATAATTATGACACCGGCATCGGCGGTCCTGCCTGGCGCGCCATGCACATCGGCTCGTCGGGTACCGGGGAATGGGACGCGGCGGATGCGACACTCGGTTTGAGCAACATCCGTTTCTATCAACTGACGCCCCCGGATCCGGACCTGGATCCCATGGATTTTGATTTTGACCGGGATGTGGAACGTACCCGCCATACCGCAGCGATGAGCGATGCCGACTCGCCGTTCCTGTCTACGTTCGCCCTTCACGGGAAAATGATTGTCTATAACGGTCTTTCCGATCAAGGCATGGCCTCCAGCGTGCTTGCCGACTGGTACGACGAGGTAGTAAAAGTCAACGGCGAATCGATCCGCGATTCCGTGCGGCTGTTTTTCATTCCCGGCATGTGCCATTGCGACGGCGGGCAGGCCACGGACCGGTTCGACAAGCTCGAAACGATCATGGCGTGGGTGGAGAAGGGAATGGCGCCGGATCGCATCATCGCGACAGGCGTCTCTTTTCCGGGCGTGTCCCGGCCGCTTTGCCCGTACCCTCTGGTGGCGCGCTACAAGGGGGGTGACGTGAACAGCGCCGA
- a CDS encoding alpha/beta hydrolase gives MNLGNAAGIVMMAGAIVLSAGCSVQNRFLYYPDRRLPTTGELAALNLRFWPAGPAAYRGFIGAAGVADPKGTVIVFHGNAGTAADRGYYVDALAPLGYRVILAEYPGYGKREGKLGEASFVSDAKATLRLVSGRYGSPVFLLGESLGCGVAAGLAGDGSLPIDGVLLITPWDTLLAAAKHHFPWAPLGLLLRDKYDTVRNLKAYPGRVGVVGAEKDDIVPIRHARALYESRTGDKRMWIVQGAGHNDWMERVGPPQWRGWMDYVRGVQAGREDP, from the coding sequence ATGAATCTCGGAAACGCCGCAGGGATCGTCATGATGGCGGGGGCCATCGTGTTATCGGCGGGATGCTCCGTGCAAAATCGTTTTCTCTACTATCCGGACCGGCGCCTGCCGACGACCGGGGAACTGGCCGCGCTGAATCTCCGTTTCTGGCCTGCCGGACCTGCGGCCTATCGCGGTTTCATCGGCGCTGCCGGGGTCGCGGATCCGAAGGGAACCGTCATCGTCTTCCACGGCAACGCGGGGACGGCCGCGGACCGGGGCTACTACGTCGATGCGTTGGCCCCGCTCGGCTATCGCGTCATCCTGGCCGAATATCCCGGGTACGGCAAACGGGAGGGGAAGTTGGGCGAAGCGTCGTTCGTCAGCGATGCGAAAGCGACCCTCCGGCTGGTGTCCGGGCGATATGGAAGCCCGGTCTTCCTGCTCGGGGAATCCCTGGGCTGCGGGGTGGCGGCGGGACTGGCCGGGGACGGATCCCTCCCGATCGACGGCGTGCTCCTGATCACGCCGTGGGATACGCTCCTGGCCGCGGCCAAACACCATTTCCCGTGGGCGCCGCTCGGGCTCCTTCTGAGAGACAAATACGACACCGTCCGAAATCTGAAAGCCTACCCGGGCAGGGTCGGCGTCGTCGGCGCGGAAAAGGACGACATCGTTCCGATCAGGCACGCAAGGGCTCTCTATGAGTCCCGCACCGGCGACAAACGGATGTGGATCGTTCAAGGCGCCGGACACAACGACTGGATGGAGCGGGTCGGCCCGCCGCAGTGGCGGGGGTGGATGGATTACGTCCGTGGAGTCCAGGCCGGGCGAGAGGACCCGTAG
- a CDS encoding nuclear transport factor 2 family protein — MRTKLLAIAMMAFLLLVVAACQSGGPEKAALKSAVTDGAEPSSACDRACLEGYVDRYMDAMLAHDPARTLFDADCRFTENGVQLPLGNEGLWSTMVGKGTYKFYVPDVETQQVAFIGTAREETAKPGEGNPVAVALRLKIRGGLITQAEQIVVRPESNLLDPGRKRPPSAAENIEKMGRPHPVYLEVIPPEERPSREEMIRIANMYFSGLQRNDGKGEYPFSDDCDRYENGGRATNVPLRPGQKRPDPLTEVSYSSAWGCKEQFQSGLMHFVSRIRDRRFVAVDRERGIVFTFNFFDHAAGKTRRFQSPDGRDLVAGPTEPWTWQQAELFKIEKGNIRRIEAVLQRCPYGMNSGWSTYEQGLSEEIQDIRE; from the coding sequence GCGGCCTGTCAATCCGGAGGCCCGGAAAAGGCCGCTCTCAAGAGCGCCGTGACCGATGGCGCCGAACCTTCGAGCGCGTGCGACCGTGCCTGCCTGGAAGGTTACGTCGACAGATATATGGACGCCATGCTCGCGCACGACCCGGCCAGGACCCTTTTTGACGCCGACTGCAGGTTCACCGAGAACGGCGTGCAACTGCCGCTCGGCAACGAGGGCCTTTGGTCCACCATGGTCGGCAAAGGCACCTATAAATTCTATGTCCCCGATGTGGAAACGCAGCAGGTCGCCTTTATCGGGACCGCCCGGGAAGAAACGGCCAAACCCGGGGAGGGCAACCCCGTCGCGGTCGCGCTTCGCCTGAAGATCCGGGGCGGCCTGATTACGCAAGCGGAGCAGATCGTCGTGCGGCCGGAGAGCAACCTGCTCGACCCCGGCCGCAAGCGACCGCCGTCGGCTGCCGAAAATATCGAAAAAATGGGCCGTCCGCATCCCGTCTACCTCGAGGTGATTCCGCCCGAAGAACGACCTTCGCGCGAGGAGATGATCCGGATCGCCAATATGTATTTCTCGGGATTACAGCGCAACGACGGGAAAGGCGAGTACCCCTTCTCCGACGACTGCGATCGCTATGAGAACGGGGGACGCGCCACCAACGTTCCGCTCAGACCGGGGCAGAAAAGGCCGGACCCGCTCACCGAGGTCTCCTATTCGAGCGCCTGGGGCTGCAAGGAACAGTTCCAATCGGGCCTCATGCATTTTGTTTCGCGCATACGCGATCGCCGCTTCGTGGCGGTGGACCGCGAACGCGGAATCGTTTTCACCTTCAATTTCTTCGATCATGCCGCGGGTAAAACCCGGCGATTCCAATCGCCCGACGGCCGCGACCTGGTCGCCGGGCCCACCGAACCATGGACCTGGCAGCAGGCGGAACTGTTCAAGATAGAGAAGGGGAACATCCGCCGGATCGAAGCGGTTCTGCAGCGATGCCCGTACGGGATGAACTCCGGATGGAGCACCTACGAGCAGGGTTTGTCGGAGGAGATCCAGGACATAAGGGAGTGA